The Dasypus novemcinctus isolate mDasNov1 chromosome 20, mDasNov1.1.hap2, whole genome shotgun sequence genome segment tatccCTCtctcatgccatatacaaaaattaactcaagatggatcaaagacctaaatataagagccaggaccaaaaaactcctagaagaaaatatagagaagcttcttcaagatcttatggtaggcaacaaatggtttaaaaaactttatgctcaaagcataagcaatgaaacaaaaaatagacaaataggacctcctcaaaattaaaaactttgtgcttcaaaggagtttgtcaagaaagtaaaaaaggcagcctactcaatgggagaagatatttggaaaccagctatccaataagggtctaatacCCAGCATATGTGAAGagaccctacaactcaacaataaaaagtcaaacagcccaattaaaaaataggcaagagacttgaatagacatttttccaaaaaggaaatacaatggctaaaaagcacaggaaaagatgctcaacatcactagctgttagagAAACGCAAATCCAAACCACTATGAGACACCACTTCACACGTACTATACTGGCCActgtttaaaaaacagaaaactacaagtgttggagaggctgtggagaaaggaacattcattgctagtgggaatggagaatggtgcagccactgtagaagacagtatggcagttcctcaggaagctaaatataaaattgccatttgatccagcaattctgctctaggtatttacccagaagaattgaaagcagcggcacaaacagatatatgcccatcagtgttcatagtgtcattattcccaattgccaaaagatggaagcaacttaaatgccatcaacaaatgaatggataaacaaaatgtggtatatacatacaacagaatattattcagctgtaagaaggactgAAATACTAATGCAcgcaacagcatggatgaaccccgaggacagtatgttgagtgaactaagccaggcacaaaaggacaaatattgtatgatctcactaaaatgacctaattataataagcaaactcataaagaaAGAATCTaaaagataggttaccaggagatagaatcaGCATAAAGAAGGGGAAGGcgatgcttaatctgtgcagaatttataacTCGGTTGATTGTAGTGGTTTGAGGGTGGACAGAGGCAACGGTAGTGCAATAGTGTGAATACAGTTGGCAGCGCTTAAGTGTGTGTGTATTGTGTGTGTGATTGAATTTGAATGGATAGGTTTTACATCATAcgtgttactagaaggaaagctagaggctaaaacatgggattgtataatacagtgaaccttGTGGTGTACAAGAATTgcagttaataatacaaatataagagtgttctttCAAGATCTAAAACAGAAGTACATCACTAGTACCTGCTGTTAATAATATGGTAGTATACAGGGAggaaatgcacctaaagcaaaacatggactatagttaagagtaacgttttaacattcttttatcaattgtaacaaaagtaccctACTGTAttgttagtcaaaggggtgctgatgcaaaataccagaaattggttggtttttataaagggtacttatttggggtaggagcttacagataccaggccataagcataagttacttccctcaccaaagtctattttcatgtgttggagcaagatggctgccgacgtctgtgagggttctggcttcctgggttcctcccttccagggtcttacttcttcctgggctcagggttcctctctttctgagacttgcttctgtttcctctatgagtttacttcccagggctccagcttaaggtttcaggatcaaacttcaacatcaaaactccaacatcaaaaaccctgaactctgtcctttgccacgtcttttatctgtgagtcccccatccaccaaagggtggggactcaatgccctaatgacgtggcccaatcaaagccctaaacataatcactcccaggtacagaccagattacaaacataatgcagtatctatttttggaattcataaccatatcatacTGCTACACCTACCAATGCTAAGCGTCAACAATAGGGGAGTTTGGGAATGTTGCATTATTTTATCCtcagaaaaatgttttaagtCACAGAAGCAACCAAACTTCCCTTAAGTTAAACTGTTTTACATGGCCAGGTGTCTAGATAGATACTTATAAACCCAATCTTATATAGTTACATACTTCTATGGTATATAAATGTATACTTGTTGCAATaagtatgttttctggatagGCAGAGAGACCCACACATTAGCTAACAAAATACTAAACTTCCCTTCTGGGGAAGTCTTGCTACTTTCTCAAATTAGAAGGCCGAACGAtctggaataaaagaaaacagagtaatAAGCAATAAGCAAGCCCTCAATCTTAATgattgcacttatgaaccttattcttgtaataatgaaactaagactaattataattaatatctaagagttacctcctgaaaacctcattACTCAAATGTGTTCTCTTTCTAAgacaaactctgcaaataaacttacttcttccctctcccccacattGGATgtgactcccaggaataagcctccctggcaacccagagattactaccaagcattaATCGGCAATGCATCTgaagaaagaccttgatcaaaagggggatatattaaataatatacagtttttatggctaagagacttcaaagtgggtcaggaggtcattctggaagtATCGgttatgcaggtctcagccagacttCACAAAACACCACAACAGACAAAGCCACAAAcgaaagtgctcctgagggctgtaggGAGATCTGGACACCACAGGCAAGCACTGAAATCAACACCCCTTCAGAGGGACCTAtcaaggaatatatgaaaaataatttaccCAATAAAACATAGTAACACTCATTTGTAAGTCACTTCCTTCTCTTCATgatccttctctttcttttatttgaacctattgttTCCAATGTACGTTGGGTAATATACTCCTCAGGGACTTAAAGCCCTCAGATGTATCCTACGGCAGCTCAGCCTTGAAACCCAGCAGACATGCCGCcaactcctattctccagttcttcCAACAACTGAACTAAGAAACAAAGGAGATGGACCAGCTGATTCCAAAGTGAGgagtgtcttcaactgcaagcaaaacattttcattcctctgccccatattagctACCTGAAGCACAGTGATCATTCTCCCAAATTCCTCATGAAGAATAAACTGCTGACTAAAGCTGATTTGCTGTTATCGTAGTCATCTTGTGTTAACTGAATAACTCGCAAcattgatattaaaaataaatttacaaaatgtATTCCTCACTACAACTCAATGAGCTGGGTACTCCTAGTATCCTAAGCTTATAAATAAAGAACTCTGGCACAGAGACTTACATAACGTGTCCATGGTCAGAGCTGGTGAATGGCAGAGCAGGGAACTGGACCCAGAAAACTAAATCAAGGATCCCTGATCTTAACCTCAACGCTAGATACTGTCTCAAAGAACCAATATTTATCCCAGTTAGAGAAACAGGAAGGACCGGAATGGAATTCTGCTGAAGGCCGTGGACCCCATCTAGCGTTTCCCTTTGTTCCACAGGCCCTCGGCTCCCGTCTGCGCCGGCCCCGAGGAGCCGGCGCCCGCCCGCAGCGCGGAAGGAGGGCCGGGCCTGCCCAGCTGTCCTCGGCGCGCAGGCCACGGGCACCGCGAGGGCCTCACAGGTGGCGAGAGGAAGGGGCGCGGCGCCCGGCCCGCAGGGAGGCCCGGCCCGCAGGGAGGCCCGGCCCGCAGGGAGGCCCGGCGCCAAGGCCGCGGGGGCGGGGAACTCACAGATCCAGGAGCTGACTGACCCGCCGCGGGCGCGGCATCGCCACCGCCGGGAGCCTCCTCGGCGGCCCCGGCAGGACCACAGGAGGGGCGGAGCGCAACGCCGGCTCCGAGGGCACGCGCGTGACGTCACCGGACGCCACCGGAGGCGCGGCCTCCCCCGGGACCTCAGCCCGTAGACCAGGAGCCCTTGCGGCGGGGCCCTAACCGCCGCAAGGCACCACGGGAGGCGTAGTCCCGCGCGCGCCCGCCGGCGGGACGTGCGGCCTGCCTGGCGGCTTCTGCCCGCCGAGCGCCCGGGCGACGCCGCAGCGTCCTGCGAAATCGGCCTTGGCGGGCGAGGACGCGCCCCGGCCGCGCGCTCGTCCGCACTTCGGCGCGCTCCCGCGCCCCTGGTGGAGCCGCCCTGGCTCGGGCCTGCTTCCCGTCGGGAGCGCCTTGGAGGTGGGCAGGTCGTGCGCGTCTCCGCTCGGAGCTGCTCGCCGCCGGTCCAGCGCCGAGGGACGGCCGGGGCCGCGCGGACGCTGAGGACGCGGGGCTGGACCGTGGCTTTACCCGGGGACAGGGGCGCAGAGTGACACGTCCACGCCCGGGCGGGCTCGGTGCTGCGAACGCCCCGGGGCTTGGAGGGGAGCCCGCGGGGGAGACAGGTGCCCCGTGAGGGCCTGCGAACGCCCCAGGCCAGGACtggagggtggtgggaggggCGTGCAGCGCAGGGACTGGCACACTTTCTGGAAATGGCCAGATAGTAAAAATTGGAGGTTTTGTGAGCCGCTTGCTAACTTGCAGTTCAAAAGCAGCCGTAGAGAGAAGCAATGGGCGTGACTGTATTCCAAAAAATCTTTATACACACTGAAGTTGAATTTCTTATAATTTccataaattaaatattattcaatctttaattcatttacaaccatttaaaaatgtaaaaaccattcttgaCTTGCAGGCTGCCTAAAAACCAGCCATGGGCTGGATTTGGCTGGCGAGTCATGGTTGCCTTCCTCTCATCCGGAGAGCCAAGATGGGGGTCTGATGGTCTGTGTTATGTCACATGAATTCAGGCTTTCTCCGGAGGACGATGGGTGAAGTCGTTGatgtcgtcttttttttttttttttttaaggtggtccCCTCTGTGGgaagcactgagctacacctgttctcCATGGAGCGTTTTTAAACAAGGACAGGTCATGCATGGGAAAAGTGGCCCTTAGAAAGATAACTTTAGCTGTTATGTAGTAAATGGATTAGTGAGGGCACAGTTGGAGGCTGGTAGCCTAAAGTAATAGCGGAATGGACAGAGTCGAGTTAATGGAGGTAGAATTGACAGGATTGAGAGATTGGTTGACATGAGAGAGGTGAGGGAAAGTGAGAAGTTAAGGGTAATCTCTagagaagtggaggtggctcaactgatagagtgtctgtctaccacatggagcgtccagggttcgatacccacgggctcctgacccgtgtggtaagctggcccatgcacagtgctgccgcatgcaaggagtaccgtgccgcataggggtgccctacgtgcaaggagtgcgccccacaaggagagccaccctgtgtgaaaaaaaaaagcacagcccacccaggagtgtcaccacatacacagagagctgatgcaacaaaaaagagaggcagtttcctggtgccgccggCTAATGCAAGCAGGTGCAGGAGaccacacagagaatggacaagagcagacaatggggggagaggggagagaaataaataaaaaataaatctttgggggaaaaaaggctaATCTCTAAGGATTTGGGTTTGGGAACTGGGTGTGCACAGGGTGATGCCATGTACTGAAATGAGAGGATTAGTGTTCTGCTTGTTCAAGAAAAGGGGGAGATTATCTAAATTTTGGACATCTTTGAAAAACATAGGCCTGGAGTTACAGATCTGGAAATTGTGCTGGTTTGCTTTTAAGAAGAGATTAAATAGCAGTGATAGGGCTGCACATGTATTTACTTATAAATGCaataattttttggaagactactcagctgccctgggagccAATTAGCTGCAAGACCTTGACAAAGCACATCAGGGCAGAACCTCCTGGCCTTTCCTATCTGTTAAGTGCTACACAGTGTTCTGAGTCTTCCCATTAATGATCTGACTCCCCAAGACCAGGAAAGTACCCGTCACTGCTTTGTTTTTAGCAATtatcagggagcaggtgtagcttagtgggTAAGCGCCTGCTTCGcatgttcaaggtcctgggttcaatctctggtacttccatttaaaaaaaaaacatcatgtGTATAACAAGATCAGATAACAAAGCCCCAGTTATCTCTAGCCAATTATTTTAAAGGTCAAAGATCGTgatatatttcttataattgattttACAATTATTTCTCCCAGATTTTAGGGCCTGCAGTATCTATAAGTCTGGACATCAGATACTTAGCATAACTAAATCAAGAGTTCCTGATCTTGAGTTTCTCACCACTGAATAGGTAGACTTGGTGAACTTTGTGATTACCTTAAcacactcatttttcttttttatagcaGCCTTGTGGTTTGGGGAACTGACTCCTATCTTCAAGAGGTACGCCCACCTGGTagtttaaagctgtatgtactccagaaaaacatgttcttaaatgtgacccattcctgtgtgtgtgaacccattataagtagggcCTTTCATTGAGATggtttcagttaaggtgtggcccagctcaatCAGGAagtgtcttaatcctattactggactcctttataagcagaatgcaactcagagagcaagagagccacaaggaagcaagaagctgaaacaacctggaaggaaaggaagagaccAGAGGTGCCACCGTGTGCCTCGCCACGTGACAAAGGAGCCACGCGTCATGGGTACCAGCCCCAGAACGCCGCAGTCTGTGAGGTGAACGCATCGCCTTGATGATTCCATTGATTTGGGCGGTTTTCTGTCCTCAAAATCGTGAGTGaaaaaattcccactgtttaagctgaaatatttcatggtatttgcttgagcagctaaggaaactaaaacattacaGATTAAGGCTGATCACTGAATGCTGTAGTGATGGATTCAGGCATTAGCAGCCTAAGCCAGTCAACAAATCATGACATTCTGTGGCCGCAGGGATTGATTTGAAAATGAGCACCTGGTCAGGGGATACCCATTTGGGATCAGTAAGAAGCAAGGAAAGCTTTGCTGGTGTCTTCTAGGAAAGATGCTTTCTTGAACTTACGACAAGGTTCACTGAACCCTTTCTCTTCTCATCATTGTCATGCTGAATGAGGTTAAACAGGAAGTCGGAGGGAGAGACTTATAGGAGAAAGCTGGGGTGCTCATGACTACTTTCTGTTTCATGATTCAATAAACCCCTTTCTTGTTGTTAAGAAAATCAGTTAAgttgaattttctgtttcttgctgCCAAAAGCATCCTAACAAGTTACATATTCTTAGCAGGAATCAACAGCATGTAAGTGGTGATTGAAGCTATGGGAATGGATGAATTCAACCAACCAGAGTAAGTACAGTGAGAACAACCAAAGTCCTTGGAGAGATAGCTGGGGGGCAGCaaattttaaggaaaagaagagctattaggtggcggacttggcccagtggttagggcgtccgcctaccacatgggaggtctgcagttcaaaccctgggcctccttgacccgtgtggagctggcccgtgtgcagtgctgatgtgcgcaaggagtgctgtgcctcccgtgtaagggagccccacgcgcaaggagtgcaccccgtaaggagagccgcccagcgcaaacaaagtgcagcctgcccaggaatggcaccaccacacggagagctgacccaacaagatgacacaacaaaaagaaacacagattcccatgtggctcacaacaacagaagcggacaaagaagatgcagcaaatagacacagagaacagacaaccggggtgggagggggaaggggagagaaataaatgaataaataaatcttaaaaaaaaaaaaaaaaagaagagctattaGTTAACTCTGAGAAGGAGCAGCCACAGAGTAAGGGGAGAAACCAGAGAGTGGAGTGTCACAGAAGAGAGATTGGTTAAAATTTTCATGTGCTGCAGACAGGTCTAGTAATACAAGAACTGACAGTGATTTAGCAGCAAGGTCTCTGAAGGCCAGTGAGGTGGTGATGAAGGATACAACCTGACCACAGCAAAAAAAGTGAAGGGGACATGCAGTAAACACACAAGGATTCCAGCTCAGTCACAGCAAGTACTTACTGAAATGAACTGCTGCTGCTATTTAGACATAGTGAGAAGGGAAGTAGCTTGCCTAAGGGTATGGCTGTACTTCAAAGAAGGTAAAACGGAACCACTCAGAACTGATTTATGCAGCTTCTAGGGATCAAACATGGGAAATGCATTCATGAGCTCATGTAGTCATCAAACAAGGCTGAGGTGTCATTCATGATGCTTTATAGATGATGTTAGAGgtctgcaataattaacaagctgtagctcagtccCATCtcatccccccgcccccccactctTTTGAGGGCACTTTCCCACCGGTTAAACAAAGAAAGCAATCCGTATAGactggagtaaagggagatagagatcttcaccatctgcatatcagagggagatggagatctttactacctctacctgcatatcagagggagaagggaaccttcactatttacatattgaagggagataaagaaacccttttaATTCCTACAGATAAACGtaaactccctaacccactattcTCTAATcattcagggaaagttttcacctctagggcttcctattggcccctgcacctcacttgggCCCTTAACCCCCTCCCACCAATTATCATTTCCCCCCCtagaaaagttctgtataaattcaagtcccctcctcccaggagtgggctgaagtctctcttcagaccccctccattgggagagcttctcaataaatacattttctgtctgtggtcaatcagtctctgtgtcccagtgaacaccgtttttctccaacagatGAGATGAGAACTTTCCCAGTAAAAAGATCTGACTCCAAAAGTTAATGCTCTTTCTACTCGGTTAATGGTCTgaaaaaaaatgggggtgggtgggtttgTTTGTCATAGCGCAGTGAGATAGGCTCTTAGTAGGGTACACTTGAAAGTGTGAAACAACTGAGTTCAGATTTAAGTGCACAGAAGAGAGACCGATGGTGGATCCAGGACCAACAGCAGAACTTGTGGGGTCCTCAAAAAAAAGGATTAAGAATTTCATGCTGATGACAGCAGAGCATGAAGCCGGGTGTGGGGTCCTAGGGGAGGAGCCCTCTGCCACTGCATCCTTATCTGGGTGCGTCCAACCCCAGGCTGCCCAAGAAAATCAGCCCCCCAGTGACGATTCAGGAGCCCTTTGTCAAAAGAAAGTCCAGGCACttatgagcacaaagaagcaTTTACTAGCAATGCAAGGGAATCAGGCCTTCAGAAATAGTGGCTCTTCAAATAAAATAGGAGGCATTTATAGCTTAGATTGTCCTATGACATTGATAATTCATACTGGGTAAGAACACAATGTTCCTCTCTGGTAAGGAAAACAGGATGTTCTTGTTTTTGTGGCTTATCTCAGGAGGCAAAGATTTTGGGATTTCCTGTTAGGCTTTTAGGAGTTTCCTGTTATTTATGGTTTATCTTTGAATACAGTGCTTTCAGGAATGCAAGTCTTTTCTGGCTTATGGTAGGTGAATTGTGGACAGGACTAGGCTAAGAGCAAGATACCATCTTCCCATTCTCCTTTCTTTGCTTACTGCACCCACTTTACCATGGTTTTCTCTAGCTATAAACCTCTTTTACTTCCTATCGTAGGTACCATATCAAGAAAGCTTTATGCTTTTTGCTCTGGATAGATTATATAAGAATAATAAACAGTATTACTTTCCTTAACTCATGTTACTGATTCCTATTGTGTATGTAATACCTAGGTatgtatataaagtatataataaatacatgtatatacaaAATGAGAAGTGTATCTTTTATGGTATGGGTGGTACATACACAAAGATACACACATGAATTGTGGGTGGATAATGAGaacgtgtgtgtatatataaaacaagaaGTATATCTTTTATGGTATGAGTagtacatacacacaaaaatacacacacatgaaTTGTGGGTGGATAATGAGAATGTGTGCACACAGCAAGTAGATGGTAATAAGTTGTTCAGATCATCCTTACATGTATTTGGGGTATAAGAATCAGCTGTGAATTGTGTTCTTCACTCAATTTATATTTGGATTCAAAATTGTAATTGCTcttcaaatattaatttttaattcagtATAACATATACATCACAATCTATTACTAACCCCAGATCATTTCAGTTGAGTGTTAATGATAAATTGTGAACATATACTGAGTGGTTAAACAATGCCTTGCACACAGTGAGTATTTTATAGGtcctaactcatttaatcctcaaaacagccTTGATTAATGGGTATTTTTAACACCAGGTCATTTTCTAGGTGAGGAAACAGAATGGTTAAGAAATATCCCCAGATCCTACACCCAGCTAGTCAGTggcaaagctgggatttgaaatCAAGCAATTAGACTGCAGAGCCTGGATTTGTAAGCACTGCTCTATATCACTGTCCCTCTtccctttaaaacaaaaactccTGACAGGTCttcataattataaaataaaagtatcAAGTCAAAGTTTTAGAGTCAAAAGGATGTCCTGGCTATAAATTATTCCAATATCTTACAGATTgggaaattacagaaaagttgacAGATTACTTAACGTTTCTGAGGTTTCCCAATCTTTTGttcagtacatttttaaaaacctgatctTTAGGTTATCACTCTGAGGGGGGTGGAGATAAATAGAATGTACGGAAACGAGAGTAGCACTCTTAAGTCATGCCAGTGAGAAACACTCTTCATTTAgcttcattttaaattaaaacttttcATGCAATTTAGTGTGTTACATCCTCGCTGAGTGATTCATGAATCGGCAGCCACCCGTCAGAAAATAGAAGGGAGCTCTGCTGAGGCTGCGGAAGGGGACCCTCTCACACGGCGAACAGGGAGGCCCGCGAGGAGACGTCCTGATTGGCTGGCGCTCCCACTGACGGGGGTCTTACAAAGCGGGAGCACCTGCACGTGCTCACTTCTCAGCGGGTGTGCTTCCCCCGCGGTCCTGTAGGTGGCGCTGCATGTCCCGGT includes the following:
- the LOC139437104 gene encoding serine/arginine repetitive matrix protein 3-like — encoded protein: MTRQPNPAHGWFLGSLQVKNESVPVPALHAPPTTLQSWPGAFAGPHGAPVSPAGSPPSPGAFAAPSPPGRGRVTLRPCPRVKPRSSPASSASARPRPSLGAGPAASSSERRRARPAHLQGAPDGKQARARAAPPGARERAEVRTSARPGRVLARQGRFRRTLRRRPGARRAEAARQAARPAGGRARDYASRGALRRLGPRRKGSWSTG